In Dehalococcoidia bacterium, one DNA window encodes the following:
- a CDS encoding CHC2 zinc finger domain-containing protein, protein MVYDIDAIKQRNPIEEVVARHGVALRLSGTHLTGRCPFHQDEHPSLVVYPETRSFYCFGCRASGDVIDFVRRAEGISFRDALERLGGHRDGGMSPPGQAGQAFDSPNLSRPERPQTAPFSERLSLDDRMILTAASAVYHETLLRTSKVLQYLEERGIGLPVARRCRLGFSDGRSLRRYLQRRRLSLRRATEMGLFWPRGARGETMAGRIVIPELRGGQCIWMLGRALDEDRQPKYRGLSLPKPVLGYEAVRGRSRVFVTEGAFDHLTGVSWGLAICALLGTQVRAERLAFLQRARRVLIVFDNDEPGREAAADLARCLGQRARVVVLPDGVKDLNELGRRPDGRATFFRLLKEAEQGAPADEERNGVEGT, encoded by the coding sequence ATGGTCTACGACATCGACGCCATCAAGCAGCGCAACCCGATCGAGGAGGTAGTGGCCCGACACGGGGTTGCCCTCCGGCTCAGCGGAACGCACCTGACCGGCCGCTGTCCCTTCCACCAGGACGAGCATCCCAGCCTGGTGGTCTACCCGGAGACCCGCAGCTTCTACTGCTTCGGCTGCCGGGCCTCGGGCGACGTCATCGACTTCGTGCGCCGGGCCGAGGGCATCAGCTTCCGGGATGCGCTGGAGCGACTGGGCGGCCATCGGGATGGGGGAATGTCCCCGCCTGGGCAGGCTGGGCAGGCCTTTGACTCGCCCAACCTGAGCCGCCCTGAGCGCCCACAAACCGCTCCTTTCAGCGAACGCCTATCCCTGGACGACCGCATGATCCTGACGGCCGCCAGCGCCGTCTACCACGAGACGCTGCTCCGGACCTCCAAGGTACTCCAGTACCTGGAGGAGCGGGGCATCGGCCTGCCGGTGGCGCGCCGCTGCCGCCTGGGCTTCAGCGACGGTCGTTCGCTGCGCCGCTACCTGCAGCGCCGGCGGCTTAGCCTGAGACGGGCGACCGAGATGGGCCTCTTCTGGCCGCGAGGCGCTCGCGGCGAGACGATGGCCGGCCGCATCGTGATCCCCGAGCTGCGGGGCGGCCAGTGCATCTGGATGCTCGGTCGGGCGCTCGACGAGGATCGCCAGCCGAAATACCGCGGCCTCTCCCTTCCGAAGCCTGTCCTTGGCTACGAGGCGGTCAGAGGCCGCTCCAGGGTCTTCGTCACCGAGGGCGCCTTCGACCACCTGACGGGCGTGAGCTGGGGCCTCGCCATCTGTGCTCTGCTGGGCACCCAGGTCCGGGCTGAGCGCCTGGCATTCCTCCAACGTGCGCGCCGGGTGCTCATCGTCTTCGACAACGACGAGCCGGGGCGCGAGGCAGCGGCGGATTTGGCCCGGTGCCTGGGACAGCGTGCGCGCGTGGTCGTATTGCCCGACGGAGTCAAGGACCTGAACGAACTAGGCCGCCGCCCCGACGGTCGAGCAACCTTCTTCCGGCTGCTGAAGGAGGCGGAGCAGGGCGCACCAGCCGACGAGGAGAGGAATGGGGTCGAGGGGACGTAG
- a CDS encoding DUF234 domain-containing protein, with protein MRAYVCFGGIPAYLQHWTPRASLAEQVQQTMLSPGHALFREGEELLRTEFHQEALYASILRAVATGEERPSDIARAVGRRSADEIFDHLRRLQELRFLRREVPVTELERPRTQRVLYRLADPYLRFWFRFVSPFRSFLQLGGGANLWAEEIGPALDEFVARTTWEEVCAQHLWRRQQAGRLGVRIAQLGRWWNGQDEIDLMGIWGGRVTLVGECKWTASPLHADELFALQRKAAKLPLEQPPLWVLASRSGFDAALRQRAEAGEVLLLTPDDLY; from the coding sequence GTGCGCGCCTACGTCTGCTTCGGCGGCATCCCTGCCTACCTCCAGCACTGGACTCCCCGTGCTAGCCTCGCCGAGCAGGTGCAGCAGACGATGCTCTCGCCCGGCCACGCCCTGTTCAGGGAAGGAGAGGAGCTGCTGAGGACCGAGTTCCACCAGGAAGCGCTGTACGCTTCCATCCTCCGCGCCGTCGCCACCGGCGAAGAGCGGCCCAGCGACATCGCTCGGGCCGTAGGGCGACGCAGTGCCGACGAGATCTTCGACCATCTCCGCCGCCTGCAGGAGCTCCGCTTCCTGCGCCGCGAGGTGCCGGTGACCGAACTCGAGCGTCCCCGCACCCAACGGGTCCTCTACCGCCTCGCCGATCCGTACCTGCGATTCTGGTTCCGGTTTGTGTCGCCGTTCCGCTCGTTCCTTCAACTCGGGGGTGGCGCCAATCTCTGGGCAGAGGAGATCGGCCCGGCCCTCGACGAATTCGTGGCGCGCACGACCTGGGAGGAGGTGTGCGCGCAGCACCTCTGGCGGCGCCAGCAGGCGGGCCGGCTTGGCGTGCGCATCGCTCAGCTCGGCCGCTGGTGGAACGGACAGGACGAGATCGACCTGATGGGCATATGGGGGGGCCGAGTGACACTGGTCGGCGAGTGCAAGTGGACGGCCTCGCCGCTCCACGCTGACGAGCTCTTCGCGCTCCAGCGGAAGGCCGCGAAACTGCCGCTGGAACAGCCTCCCCTCTGGGTGCTGGCGAGCCGGTCGGGCTTCGACGCTGCCCTGCGCCAACGGGCTGAAGCCGGGGAAGTACTTCTCCTGACGCCCGACGACCTGTACTGA
- a CDS encoding LysM peptidoglycan-binding domain-containing protein has protein sequence MALAYLGLTVALRALLGAADRLTDGATWARVALAVSDLVTLPVVRRTVDGALAGVVFLAVWFRTSAALEAGASSGAVAAVSVAPQAALTQGVAAMAPCPPAAQATAEPPPPNCVVSYTVVEGDNLWDISRRFYGDGTQYVVIFRANEGRVMTTGEPFTNPRLIRPGWVLDVPLSGYNVWTAGEHVMYRVRPDDSLWRISESLLGDGFRWTEVWELNQGRVMTDGRRFTDPDLIYPGWILQLPLEARVEVAPPPAEAPPTPSTPAPPSIPSPTAPAPTPSEAERAAQEKPTSVPAQEPERDGSRGVQWPFPGPSQVLAAAAGLAATGAAVLVVRRLARRAISGRLPTDTGRKRATGDAGKVILAARAVLRGLAEFGFDDLRLVLAREAERFLEFTLDCPPGDGEALLRTRYDLGRRLACAIDGELVGSTRVRLKLSRFQRLAGLLADDGTAAEPLLLVPIGAADSGLYYLNLAAAGSVAVAGTEHETRQLLSAWLGTLAVVHGPEELALLPAGSAMTQLRELAALPHFAAGGEHLAQRSVQDLAVELEEAIVARADGTTGGLGAAILALVGLGVDYKEDIERLDTVLRRGPERRIYVVAVAEGVEEPETLWGLGAAVVFGGHGERLEGGEAGGLELEPGELALSVGREPPLILQPVEVRTEILRPFMQREALAEYEEAHPGIADPADDGDEVATEEQWEDVLPTVGEETVPGGVEEDGDEASNSMSPEPAEEAVAEPQQAEMVNRSGGAGGATRQSPLPLTEEEAPDSETADAGGPLFSVRCFGSFRVETTSGEVTGWTVQKAREMLAYLIAHGGAPVLRDQVAEALWPDCDRAQVDQLLYNAAYYLRRALKSAVRTGDIQPLVVSAQRYHLRSGLFRVDVDAFDAHLRRAESLDASEALVEYERALALYQGDFVGDEPYEWAEPYRREYQRRFVDAAHRAAKLAVESRDIAKAAEFYKGILARDPIDEEAARGLMRCYAKLGDVNGVRKVYKVLCESLRRELEDDKAEPLPETTGLFRELSEAR, from the coding sequence GTGGCTTTAGCCTACCTGGGTCTGACGGTCGCCCTTCGGGCGCTGCTCGGAGCCGCGGACCGGCTGACGGACGGCGCGACCTGGGCGCGGGTCGCTCTCGCCGTGAGCGACCTCGTAACGCTTCCCGTAGTCAGGCGCACCGTGGACGGCGCCCTCGCCGGAGTCGTCTTCCTGGCGGTCTGGTTCCGCACGAGCGCCGCGCTGGAGGCGGGAGCCTCATCAGGAGCTGTCGCCGCTGTGAGCGTTGCGCCACAAGCTGCGCTGACGCAAGGCGTGGCGGCAATGGCGCCCTGTCCTCCGGCGGCACAGGCTACGGCGGAACCGCCGCCTCCTAACTGCGTCGTCTCTTACACGGTCGTCGAGGGGGACAACCTGTGGGACATCTCGCGCCGCTTCTACGGCGACGGCACGCAGTATGTGGTGATCTTTCGGGCGAACGAAGGGCGCGTCATGACCACGGGCGAGCCGTTCACCAACCCGCGCCTGATTCGACCGGGCTGGGTCCTGGACGTGCCGTTGTCGGGATACAACGTCTGGACAGCAGGCGAGCATGTGATGTACAGGGTGCGGCCCGACGACTCCCTCTGGCGCATTTCTGAGAGTTTGCTCGGTGACGGCTTCCGCTGGACGGAGGTATGGGAGCTGAACCAGGGGCGCGTCATGACAGACGGTCGTCGGTTCACCGACCCGGATTTGATCTATCCGGGCTGGATCCTGCAGCTTCCCCTTGAGGCCAGGGTCGAGGTAGCACCTCCACCGGCTGAGGCGCCGCCGACGCCGTCGACGCCAGCCCCGCCGTCGATCCCTTCGCCGACGGCCCCGGCTCCTACACCATCAGAAGCGGAGAGGGCGGCTCAAGAGAAGCCGACATCCGTACCGGCCCAGGAGCCGGAGCGAGACGGGAGCCGGGGTGTGCAATGGCCTTTCCCTGGCCCGTCACAGGTTCTCGCCGCGGCTGCCGGGCTCGCCGCGACGGGAGCCGCGGTGCTGGTGGTTCGGCGGTTGGCGCGACGAGCTATTAGCGGCCGGCTTCCCACGGACACTGGCCGAAAGCGAGCTACGGGAGACGCGGGTAAGGTGATCCTGGCGGCCCGAGCCGTGCTCCGTGGGCTCGCCGAGTTCGGGTTCGACGACCTGCGTCTCGTCCTGGCACGGGAGGCGGAGCGATTCCTGGAGTTCACCCTGGACTGCCCGCCGGGTGACGGCGAGGCTCTGCTGCGGACACGCTACGACCTGGGGCGTCGGCTGGCCTGCGCCATCGACGGCGAACTGGTCGGCTCGACGAGGGTCCGGCTGAAGCTGTCTCGCTTTCAGCGGCTGGCGGGTCTCCTAGCAGACGACGGCACAGCCGCAGAGCCCCTGCTGCTCGTGCCTATCGGGGCAGCGGACAGCGGGTTGTACTACCTGAATCTGGCAGCAGCCGGATCCGTCGCAGTCGCGGGCACCGAGCACGAGACCCGGCAGCTCCTGTCGGCGTGGCTCGGAACCCTGGCCGTAGTACATGGCCCTGAGGAGCTGGCTCTCCTGCCAGCCGGCAGCGCCATGACACAGTTGCGAGAGCTGGCCGCGTTGCCTCACTTCGCGGCCGGCGGGGAGCACCTGGCACAGCGATCGGTCCAGGACCTGGCGGTCGAGCTGGAAGAGGCGATCGTGGCGCGCGCTGACGGCACGACGGGAGGGTTGGGCGCGGCAATCCTGGCGCTGGTCGGGCTTGGGGTTGATTACAAGGAGGACATCGAGCGCCTGGACACGGTGCTTCGGCGAGGGCCCGAGCGCCGGATCTACGTCGTGGCCGTTGCAGAGGGAGTCGAGGAGCCGGAAACGCTGTGGGGTCTCGGCGCGGCGGTTGTCTTCGGCGGGCACGGCGAGCGCCTGGAAGGCGGCGAAGCCGGCGGGCTAGAGCTAGAACCGGGCGAGCTTGCCCTCTCCGTGGGCCGCGAACCCCCGCTGATCCTCCAGCCGGTTGAGGTGCGGACCGAGATCCTGCGGCCTTTCATGCAGCGGGAGGCGCTGGCCGAGTACGAGGAAGCGCACCCGGGAATAGCAGATCCGGCAGATGATGGCGATGAGGTCGCAACCGAGGAGCAGTGGGAAGACGTGCTCCCGACAGTCGGGGAGGAGACCGTGCCAGGCGGCGTTGAGGAGGACGGCGACGAAGCTTCCAACTCAATGTCGCCGGAGCCAGCTGAGGAAGCGGTAGCCGAGCCGCAACAGGCCGAAATGGTGAACCGGAGCGGCGGTGCAGGCGGGGCAACCCGGCAGTCTCCCCTTCCCCTGACTGAAGAAGAGGCCCCGGACAGTGAGACGGCGGACGCGGGCGGACCGCTGTTCAGCGTACGCTGCTTCGGGTCTTTCCGCGTGGAGACGACCTCTGGGGAGGTGACCGGCTGGACCGTTCAGAAGGCCCGAGAGATGCTAGCCTACCTGATTGCTCACGGAGGCGCGCCGGTCCTGCGGGACCAGGTGGCGGAAGCTCTCTGGCCCGACTGCGACCGGGCTCAGGTCGACCAACTTCTCTACAACGCCGCCTACTACCTGCGTCGCGCGTTGAAGAGCGCCGTGCGCACGGGCGACATCCAGCCCCTGGTGGTCTCGGCTCAGCGGTATCACCTGCGGTCCGGGCTGTTCCGTGTGGACGTCGACGCCTTCGACGCGCACCTGAGGAGGGCCGAGAGCCTGGACGCGTCAGAGGCGCTGGTCGAATACGAGCGAGCGCTGGCCCTCTACCAAGGGGACTTCGTGGGCGACGAGCCCTACGAGTGGGCCGAGCCCTACCGCCGGGAGTACCAGCGGAGGTTTGTCGATGCGGCGCATAGGGCAGCGAAGCTGGCAGTGGAGTCCCGCGACATCGCGAAGGCCGCGGAGTTCTACAAGGGCATCCTAGCGCGTGACCCGATAGATGAGGAGGCGGCCCGCGGCCTGATGCGCTGCTACGCCAAGCTGGGCGATGTGAACGGAGTGCGCAAGGTATACAAGGTGCTGTGTGAGTCGCTGCGACGCGAGCTCGAGGACGACAAGGCGGAGCCGCTGCCGGAGACGACAGGGCTGTTTCGGGAACTGAGCGAGGCGCGCTGA
- a CDS encoding PrgI family protein, whose product MNRHEIPTHLNVEDKAFTGLTMRQLMTAAVGLGLAYGAASELPAPILVRLAAVGVVLVAVALLALWRPADRPMEDWAFVLLRYWAVPRVAVWRPRRLDLDEKAEPRPAYEVLVPEPAWMERSAQNREETYAKQQ is encoded by the coding sequence GTGAACCGACACGAGATACCGACCCACCTGAACGTCGAAGACAAGGCCTTCACCGGGCTGACCATGCGGCAGCTAATGACCGCTGCCGTCGGCCTGGGCCTGGCCTACGGCGCCGCCAGCGAGCTGCCCGCGCCGATCCTGGTTCGGCTGGCGGCGGTCGGGGTAGTGCTCGTCGCCGTCGCGCTGTTGGCCCTCTGGCGTCCGGCCGACCGGCCCATGGAAGACTGGGCCTTCGTGTTGCTCCGCTACTGGGCGGTGCCCCGCGTTGCCGTCTGGCGACCCCGGCGCCTGGACCTCGACGAGAAGGCAGAGCCTAGGCCCGCCTATGAGGTGCTCGTGCCTGAACCCGCCTGGATGGAGAGGTCAGCTCAGAACCGAGAGGAGACCTATGCGAAGCAACAGTAA
- a CDS encoding bifunctional lytic transglycosylase/C40 family peptidase, whose translation MDADELEVPDVLGSLGRDAMKLVGVLAVLLFAPLILLLAAFGGLPEAARTTAASAAIAEIPPDQLEVMQQVSLQTGIPWQILAAIAKVESDFGGNMAVSSAGAIGYCQFMPETWDAYGGNGDGVADPYDFRDCIPAMGRYLVANGAPADLRRALYAYNHSWAYVEKVLAYAAAYGYVDPSSIPARAVELARSRVGAPYVWGATGPDAFDCSGLVLWVYRQLGLQVPRTARQQFERAVPIEPSQLQPGDLVFYENTYPSPDRITHVGIYVGGGIAVMATNTGDYVREVPLSDPYWSAHFVGAGRPPYWEVPA comes from the coding sequence GTGGACGCAGACGAGCTGGAAGTTCCGGACGTCCTGGGCAGCCTGGGCCGCGACGCAATGAAGCTCGTCGGTGTGCTGGCGGTCCTGCTGTTCGCTCCTCTGATCCTCCTCCTGGCCGCGTTCGGCGGCCTGCCGGAGGCGGCGCGCACTACCGCCGCATCCGCGGCGATCGCCGAGATCCCGCCCGACCAGCTGGAGGTCATGCAGCAGGTGAGCCTCCAGACCGGCATCCCCTGGCAGATCCTCGCCGCCATCGCCAAAGTGGAGAGCGACTTCGGCGGCAACATGGCCGTCAGCTCCGCCGGAGCCATCGGCTACTGCCAGTTCATGCCCGAGACCTGGGACGCGTACGGCGGCAACGGCGACGGCGTAGCCGACCCTTACGATTTCCGGGACTGCATCCCGGCCATGGGTCGTTATCTCGTGGCGAACGGCGCGCCCGCCGACCTCCGGCGCGCCCTCTACGCCTACAACCACTCGTGGGCCTACGTGGAGAAGGTGCTGGCCTACGCGGCGGCCTACGGGTACGTCGACCCGTCGAGCATCCCGGCGCGGGCGGTGGAACTGGCACGCTCACGCGTCGGCGCGCCCTACGTGTGGGGCGCGACCGGTCCCGACGCCTTCGACTGCAGCGGCTTGGTGCTCTGGGTGTACCGGCAACTGGGCCTCCAGGTGCCGCGCACGGCCCGGCAGCAGTTCGAGCGGGCGGTCCCCATCGAGCCGTCCCAGCTTCAGCCCGGCGACCTGGTCTTCTACGAGAACACCTACCCATCGCCTGACCGCATCACCCACGTCGGCATCTACGTCGGCGGCGGCATAGCAGTGATGGCCACCAACACCGGCGACTACGTCCGGGAGGTGCCGCTCTCCGACCCGTACTGGAGCGCGCACTTCGTCGGCGCGGGCCGCCCGCCCTACTGGGAGGTGCCAGCGTGA
- a CDS encoding ATP-binding protein encodes MVDLVAPAAIEASRSHLLLDRRYVRVLALAEYPRYVHPNWLGRLIDFDAALDLSLHLEPLESATTIRRLTHKLVELQSSRMLDARSGKIASAEREVAYEDVERLRDALQRGEERVFSASVYLCLRSSTAAALDDLTRRVEAALGGMLASSRPALYEMLLGLLSCLPAGQDHLGRCRNLDTTSAATMIPFTSSHLSMERGILYGLSVHNNSLVIFDPFSRELENANKVVFAKSGAGKSYACKVEALRALMLGIEYYVIDPEDEYRRVCDAVGGQYIRLSGTSSHHINPFDLPAAAPRDDREARDPLAERLLALQGLLGLMLADRGSTLGQREKGTLDAALLETYRRAGISRDPRTHSRPAPVLRDLYTTLRKEGDSHGLADRLERYVDGSLGRVFSSQTSVDLDRPFVVFNVRDLEPELRPLGVYLIADYIWRQVRGSRRPRMLLIDEAWALMQHEEGAKFLSSMARQARKHYLGLTTVTQDVEDFLATPDGHTVLANSSVQLLMRQDSSTIDVVTQTFRLSSGEREFLLSCRKGEGLFFARGNHIALRVEASPMEHNLATTDPAELAERDQEEA; translated from the coding sequence GTGGTGGATCTGGTCGCGCCGGCCGCTATCGAGGCCAGCCGGTCGCACCTGCTGCTCGACCGCCGGTACGTGCGCGTACTCGCCCTGGCCGAGTACCCCCGCTACGTCCACCCCAACTGGCTAGGCCGCCTCATCGACTTCGATGCGGCTCTTGACCTCAGCCTCCACCTGGAGCCGCTCGAGTCGGCCACCACCATCCGCCGCCTCACCCACAAGCTGGTGGAGCTCCAGTCATCACGCATGCTGGACGCCCGCAGCGGCAAGATCGCCAGCGCCGAGCGAGAGGTGGCCTACGAGGACGTGGAGCGGCTGCGCGACGCCCTCCAGCGGGGCGAGGAGCGGGTCTTTTCCGCCAGCGTCTACCTGTGCCTGCGGTCATCGACGGCGGCCGCGCTGGACGACCTTACCCGCCGGGTAGAGGCGGCCCTGGGCGGCATGCTGGCATCGTCCCGTCCGGCCCTCTACGAGATGCTCCTTGGCCTCCTGTCCTGCCTGCCGGCGGGCCAGGACCACCTGGGCCGCTGTCGCAACCTGGACACCACGAGCGCCGCCACCATGATCCCCTTCACCTCCAGCCATCTCTCCATGGAGCGGGGCATTCTCTACGGACTCAGCGTCCACAACAACTCGCTGGTCATCTTCGACCCCTTCAGCCGGGAGCTGGAGAACGCCAACAAGGTCGTATTCGCCAAGTCGGGCGCCGGCAAGTCCTACGCCTGCAAGGTGGAAGCGCTGCGGGCGCTGATGCTGGGCATCGAGTACTACGTCATCGATCCCGAGGACGAGTACCGGCGGGTCTGCGACGCCGTCGGCGGCCAGTACATCCGCCTGTCGGGGACTTCGTCCCACCACATCAACCCCTTCGACCTGCCGGCAGCCGCGCCGAGGGACGATAGGGAGGCCCGAGACCCGCTGGCCGAGCGGCTTCTCGCTCTGCAGGGGCTGCTGGGCCTGATGCTGGCCGACCGGGGCTCGACCCTGGGCCAGCGGGAGAAAGGCACCCTGGACGCCGCCCTTCTGGAGACCTACCGGCGAGCCGGGATCAGCCGCGACCCGCGCACCCACTCGCGCCCGGCGCCGGTCCTGCGAGACCTCTATACCACCCTGCGCAAGGAGGGCGACTCCCACGGGCTGGCCGACAGGCTGGAGCGCTACGTGGACGGCAGCCTGGGTCGCGTGTTCTCGTCCCAGACCAGCGTGGACCTGGACCGGCCCTTCGTCGTCTTCAACGTGCGCGATCTGGAGCCGGAGCTGCGGCCCCTGGGCGTGTACCTCATCGCCGACTACATCTGGCGACAGGTGAGAGGCAGCCGCCGCCCCCGCATGCTCCTCATCGACGAGGCGTGGGCGCTCATGCAGCACGAGGAAGGGGCCAAGTTCCTCTCGTCCATGGCCCGCCAGGCCCGGAAGCACTACCTGGGTCTGACCACCGTCACCCAGGACGTTGAGGACTTCCTGGCGACCCCGGACGGCCACACGGTGCTGGCCAACAGCTCGGTGCAGCTCTTGATGCGCCAGGACAGCTCGACCATCGATGTGGTTACCCAGACCTTCCGGCTGAGCAGCGGCGAGCGGGAGTTCCTGCTCTCGTGCCGGAAGGGAGAGGGGCTCTTCTTCGCCCGCGGCAACCACATCGCCCTTCGGGTGGAGGCGAGCCCGATGGAGCACAACCTCGCCACAACAGACCCGGCGGAGCTGGCGGAGCGAGACCAGGAGGAGGCGTGA
- a CDS encoding pilin, translating into MDQINTLFNNLLNIGMGVGVAVSAFFVMWGAFLYMSASGSPHQMERGKAAIVNALAGLAIVLMARVIAGMIQSAIGS; encoded by the coding sequence TTGGATCAAATCAACACGCTGTTCAACAACCTGCTGAACATCGGCATGGGCGTGGGCGTGGCGGTGTCGGCCTTCTTCGTCATGTGGGGCGCCTTCCTCTACATGTCGGCGTCCGGCAGCCCCCATCAGATGGAGCGGGGCAAGGCAGCCATCGTCAACGCCCTGGCCGGGCTGGCCATCGTGCTGATGGCGCGGGTCATCGCGGGGATGATTCAAAGCGCCATCGGCAGCTAG
- a CDS encoding TraM recognition domain-containing protein, translated as MGSRGRREPAVLVEVTPSRWDDDPISRSRALLTGLAGTGGVSLEYAASGDGLRFYLRAASADAMRKAIAQLRPAYPQASLIEVAIEDRPHLDPAWRAHGEEMAALELRLSRGADLPLTCDWRNRGDPLRAALAAASTLRDGERIVCQLVLAPAPPGWADGLRSRSQRRPAQGSQGRDASPTQEILPFLALFGVGAIGLQGYRWYQAGDILPLVGAGAAGLLGLPLAMAVVARFLSGRQLLDQDLIEQKLAHPAFAAYLRVLAFGSAGVSRERLFDRTARVAEAYQAYDHPAGNGLRARRWRGDPTLPAVPKGLLHRPDIFNAAELAGLWHLPDDPSGLPMASQAAARRIVPANEEVARGCRVGVSMHQGRRVPAYLPHGLLFRNHLVVAKTRRGKSTLLVHMASYLMERMAAGRERLLLVVVDPHQDLAEAVLGIVPSGLKDRVTYLNLAGHERPVGLNLLDVALFPSRDRTAENVVTMLHRLWPDNWGPRMEGALRAALMSLHEANQARPREGQYTLLDVVPTLSSADFREEVLKQVPDRALWAWWRDNYDRLGRTMQQQTANPVTTKVGRFLVTEAARLVLGQSCSTFDPRSMLREGGVLVVNSAVGLLGEGGAALVGATVLNLLGLVVEEQVALPPAQRSRLVALVDESSTLGAADYPRMLSELGKYGASFVLVTQSLSKLDAIDESLRPTVFSNIDGLTVFQVSAQDARYLAPELGGGLEVDDLTGLDDFECYARWWADGRRLPTFSLRLDPPPPLDRARLLVTATRSAERFGRLREEVAKEIDDALVRRGVNIGPSGQAVPGVGSARDGEEELPDEVRPTEKHNPKARRRSENRDRK; from the coding sequence ATGGGGTCGAGGGGACGTAGGGAACCGGCCGTTCTCGTCGAAGTGACGCCCTCCCGCTGGGACGACGACCCGATCTCGCGGTCGCGGGCGTTGCTCACGGGCCTCGCCGGAACAGGCGGCGTGTCTCTGGAGTACGCGGCCAGCGGCGACGGCCTTCGCTTCTATCTGCGAGCCGCATCTGCCGATGCGATGCGGAAGGCCATCGCGCAGCTCCGGCCCGCTTATCCGCAGGCGAGTCTGATCGAGGTGGCCATCGAAGACCGCCCACACTTGGATCCCGCGTGGCGCGCACATGGAGAGGAGATGGCGGCGCTGGAGCTACGCCTGTCCCGTGGCGCCGACCTTCCTCTGACCTGTGACTGGCGGAATCGAGGTGACCCTCTGCGGGCGGCGCTGGCCGCCGCCTCGACCCTCCGCGACGGCGAGCGGATCGTCTGCCAGCTCGTCCTCGCACCTGCGCCTCCCGGCTGGGCCGATGGCCTGCGGTCCAGGTCGCAAAGGCGGCCAGCTCAAGGTTCGCAGGGGAGAGACGCATCGCCGACTCAGGAGATTCTCCCCTTCCTGGCCCTGTTCGGTGTCGGCGCCATCGGGCTTCAGGGATACCGGTGGTACCAGGCGGGGGACATCCTGCCGCTGGTGGGCGCGGGGGCAGCTGGTCTTCTGGGCCTGCCCCTGGCGATGGCCGTGGTCGCGCGGTTCCTGTCCGGAAGACAACTGCTGGATCAAGACCTGATCGAACAGAAGCTGGCCCATCCTGCCTTCGCCGCTTACCTGCGGGTCCTGGCCTTCGGATCGGCCGGTGTCTCCAGGGAGCGTCTGTTCGATCGAACTGCCCGCGTCGCCGAGGCATACCAGGCATACGACCACCCTGCTGGCAACGGCCTTCGGGCGAGACGCTGGCGGGGTGACCCGACGCTACCGGCGGTGCCGAAAGGTCTTCTCCATCGCCCGGACATCTTCAATGCCGCCGAGCTGGCGGGCCTCTGGCACCTGCCCGACGACCCGTCCGGCCTGCCGATGGCCAGCCAGGCGGCAGCCCGCCGGATCGTGCCGGCCAACGAAGAGGTCGCCCGCGGCTGTCGGGTCGGCGTGTCAATGCACCAGGGTCGGCGCGTGCCGGCGTACCTGCCGCACGGCTTGCTCTTCCGCAACCACCTGGTGGTGGCCAAGACCCGCCGAGGCAAGTCAACGTTGCTGGTGCACATGGCGTCCTACCTGATGGAGCGCATGGCGGCGGGCCGCGAACGTCTCCTGCTGGTGGTCGTCGACCCTCACCAGGATCTGGCCGAAGCCGTCCTGGGCATCGTCCCCTCTGGCCTGAAAGACCGCGTCACCTACCTGAACCTGGCGGGCCACGAGCGGCCCGTTGGCCTCAACCTCCTGGACGTGGCCCTCTTTCCCAGCCGCGACCGCACGGCCGAGAACGTCGTCACCATGCTGCACCGCCTCTGGCCCGACAACTGGGGGCCGCGCATGGAGGGCGCGCTGCGCGCGGCCCTGATGTCCCTCCACGAGGCCAACCAGGCCCGCCCCCGCGAGGGGCAGTACACCCTGCTGGACGTGGTGCCCACCCTCAGCAGCGCCGACTTCCGGGAGGAGGTGCTGAAGCAGGTCCCCGACCGGGCCCTCTGGGCCTGGTGGCGCGACAACTACGACCGCCTGGGCCGCACCATGCAGCAGCAGACGGCCAACCCGGTGACCACCAAGGTGGGGCGCTTCCTGGTCACCGAGGCCGCCCGCCTGGTCCTGGGGCAATCGTGCTCCACCTTCGACCCACGCTCGATGCTGCGCGAGGGCGGCGTGCTGGTCGTGAACTCCGCTGTCGGCCTCCTCGGCGAGGGCGGCGCGGCCCTGGTCGGAGCGACCGTCCTCAACCTGCTGGGGTTGGTGGTGGAGGAGCAGGTGGCCCTGCCTCCGGCGCAGCGGAGCCGCCTGGTGGCCCTGGTGGACGAGTCCAGCACCCTGGGGGCCGCCGACTACCCCCGCATGCTCAGCGAGCTGGGCAAGTACGGCGCCAGCTTCGTCCTGGTCACCCAGTCCCTGAGCAAGCTGGACGCCATCGACGAGTCGCTGCGGCCGACGGTCTTCTCCAACATCGATGGCCTCACCGTCTTCCAGGTCAGCGCCCAGGACGCCCGCTACCTGGCGCCGGAGCTGGGCGGAGGCCTGGAGGTGGATGACCTGACGGGCCTGGACGACTTCGAGTGCTACGCCCGCTGGTGGGCGGACGGCCGGCGGCTGCCGACCTTCTCCTTGCGCCTGGACCCGCCGCCGCCCCTGGACAGGGCGCGCCTGCTCGTCACCGCAACGCGGTCCGCCGAGCGCTTCGGGCGGCTCAGGGAAGAGGTGGCGAAGGAGATCGACGACGCTCTCGTCAGGCGCGGCGTGAACATCGGCCCGTCCGGCCAGGCGGTGCCGGGCGTGGGCAGTGCTCGGGACGGGGAGGAGGAGTTGCCCGACGAGGTGCGGCCGACGGAGAAGCACAACCCCAAGGCGAGACGGCGCAGCGAGAACCGCGACCGGAAGTGA